ttaaatatataaagacAAAAGAGAGGAAAAGCAACAGTGGTGAAAGTAATAGAACAATTACCATGTACTAAATTGATAAATCATAGGAAACATCTCAATTTTTGCCTATTGATGAGATTCGAAACCTTACgagttaaattatgctattagtccctatactttatgaaaattataaataatctttatactttaatttgatcattttagtttttatatttttaaatattcagtCCCCATCAAACAATAactgttaaattaattaagttaagctcaattatttacaaaatttgttacgccaaacatattattatatatgtaatgcTACCATGTCAAcctattattttcatatattaatcactaaaaatatagttaatgaattaataactgtcatttatgttaaaattaaaatttaaaaagtatattatgatttaattagagaatatgaaacaaatatacaaCTGTAAACATAATACTGGACCGTTAATTGAATTTAacgaaacaaaattaaatattactgCTTGGGTTAAgcctaaaattgaccaattcaaaaagtacaaaaattaaatccgCAACTTTAACGATATAAGCAAAATCTAACACCAACCTTCTTCCTCTTAGcttaaaggaaaaagaaaaaaaaaagaagaagcagaCTAATTTTATAGTTCTTCCAAGTTCACTACATGGCCTACAACATGATAGTAATATGGGTAAAAAAGTTGATAAAAAGCAAAAGAAGAGTCCCATTATGGGACCCAAAAGAACaacaaagatgatgatgaatgacgacgacgacgatgatgatggtgattatagcatattatatgaaatgtttgtataatGCAAATGAAACTATTGATGATTTCACTATGTGTGTGTAAATGACATTAATTTTACTCAAGGAAGCCTGTTTTTGTCAACACTGCATTCCTCACTTTGCTGAGATCTCTACCTTTAAGTTTCCTTCCCACACCTTCACATactgaaaaagaagaaatttgagaCCTTGCTAGCTTCTTAGCTAACCATTCATGTGGTGGCACcatctcatcatcatcatcaccatcataaACCATACCATCATCCATAACataattatcatcatctttgtTTGCATGGTGCTTGCCATATATCTTAGACCAATCAGGGATACTCACTGGTGCTGATGATTGTTGTTGACTCACTACCTTGGTTGAGTTGCTAACTCGTTTGACCATCCTTTGTGTAGGGCTTGAatcttcattttccttctcaCATGACCACAATATTTGTTCTTCATCAAAATCTGCCATGGCTTTAGCAAGAAAAAAAGATTCAATCTTTGAGTGTAAAGTCAAAACTTTATAGAAAAAAGAGGGAGACTTGAGCAAAAAAATAATGGTTCCTTTCCATATAAAtacaagtttaaaaaaaaaagtccattttcttactattttcttttatatatttttgtagtTCATGTGTAGgaaaatttgagtttattttcttgggaataaaaaaggaaaaaaagatgtAAGAGAATAATATCAGGAATCTACCTTGCCTTTGTTTCAATACCTTCCAAAAAAAGCCAAAAGGAAAGAGAAGCTGTGAAAAGAAATTGCTATTAGTCCCTGTGCTTTGcaaaaattatggatttagtTTTATACTTTCcgaat
This genomic window from Gossypium raimondii isolate GPD5lz chromosome 10, ASM2569854v1, whole genome shotgun sequence contains:
- the LOC105775805 gene encoding uncharacterized protein LOC105775805; this encodes MADFDEEQILWSCEKENEDSSPTQRMVKRVSNSTKVVSQQQSSAPVSIPDWSKIYGKHHANKDDDNYVMDDGMVYDGDDDDEMVPPHEWLAKKLARSQISSFSVCEGVGRKLKGRDLSKVRNAVLTKTGFLE